The region ATTTAGATTCAATCCGACAACCCACGATGGCGAATTTCAAACAAGTGTTAAGCGCGGTACCCTGGCCATCATTTCAGGTCAGATTGCAAAGCGATCCTCGGAAGCTATGAAGGTGCGGACGCCAGCCTCCATCCTCGGCGTCCGCGGCACACGATTTCTCGTTAAGGTTGGTGGGGAGGAGTAGGAAATCATGAAAACACTACGTTCCGTCTTTACCGTCTTAATCCTTTTTCTCGTGGCTGCCTGTGCGGGCCCAAAGGATGTGATCGTCCTGCTGGCAGATGAAAATGGTAAGGTCGGCGAGGTGACCGTGCAAAGCACAGACGGCAGCAAGGTTGTTCTCAATAAAGCCTTGGCCTCTGCAGAAGTGGGCGCGGGCGACCTGACGAAAGGCCAAATGGTTCAAGATCGGGTCGATGTTGTTTTTAAAGATGTCCTTTCCGCCCTGCCGCAGAACCCGGTGTCTTTCATCCTTTACTTCCGCACCGGTGGGACAGTGCTAACGGAGGCTTCTAAGCCAGTCTTGAAGAAATTATTTGATGCTGTTGCCAACCGCCAAGCTGCAGAGATTCAGGTCACTGGACACACGGACCGGGTCGGCAGTGCTGGCAACAATGACAAGCTGGCGTTAAAGCGCGCACAGGCCGTGGCTCAAATGCTGATTGATCGGGGCATCAAGACCAAGCGGGTTCGGGCCGTCGGGCGCGGTGAGCGCGCGCCCCTGGTGCCGACGAAAGACGGTAAAAGAGAGCCGAAAAATAGGCGGGTCGAGGTTATTGTTCGTTAGCAAATCGATTGCGGCCGCCGCTTGGTGCAGCCATTGTTTCTCTATTTTCGCCTCAATAAGCTTGCGAAGTTGGGTGATTCATTCAACTGTAGAACCTCGCCGATTTTCGAGGCGAAATTAGTTAAGTTTCAAACTAATTTATAATTTGAAAGTTGATCATCAGATCAGTGCTCCTTTGTGATTGCACTGGACCTGCGGTCATTTGAATATTGATTTCATGAAACTACCGTCTATTTCCGTTGGCTCTTCGGTAATTGGTGAGCCCAGCACGCTTAAAGGTGTTGGCTACATGCTCGTCGCAACGTTTTTTGCGGGGTGTATGATCGTGCTGATTCGCCATATTTCCTTTGACATGCACCCGATTGAGATCGCATTTTTTCGCGCATTCTTTGGATTTGTCGTATTCCTACCGTTATTTATGCGCCAGGGATTTGCGCCACTGCGCACAAAGCGCCTGGGCTTGCATATGTTTCGCGGTGTGATGACGACGCTGACCATGATCGGAACATTTACAGCGCTGAGCCTGATACCTGCTGCCAAGGTCGTTGCCATAAAATTCTCTGGCCCTTTATTTGCGGCGTTGATCGCCATGCTTGTGATGGGGGAGGTGCTGCGGATGCGCCGGTTCGTTGCCATGCTTATTGGCTTTGCCGGCACCCTGGTAATCATGGGCACAAATTTCACCGAATTTGATTTGGGCTCGACAATGGCGCTGGCGTCATCCGTCTTCTGGGCAATGATGTTTGTCTCGGTCAAGGTCCTGTCGCGGACGGAATCCAGCGTGACCATCACGATTTACATGTCCTTGATCACGTTTCCTATTCTGGGACTCATTGCAATACCCTATTGGCAGATGCCGACCTTTGAACAGCTTGGCTTAATGTTGCTGTTGGGGGCATTGGGCAGCTTGGTCCATATTTGTGCCGCGCAGGCCTTGAAGAACGCGGATGTGTCGGTGATTTCTCCAATGGATTTCTGTAAGCTTATTTGGGTGTCCATTCTTGGGTTTCTGGCTTTCGGTGAAATTCCAACCACGGAGACCTGGATCGGCGCGATGATGATCTTTGGTTCGGTAAGCTATATCGCTTATCGGGAACGGAAGGTTAAGCCGAAAGGGGTTAAAGACGATCCAACAGCTCCAACGCGTCTAACCGAATAAAAATTATTTGTGCCGCCTCATTTCTGGCCATATCAACCAGCAAATCCCGATTGCAATTAAACCTTCGACAGTCATCACCGTGACCGCAACCGACCCGCCAAAAAAATCCGCCAGTAAGCCGACGTTTAAGACACCTAAGGGCTGCAGACCGATGCACATGGACAGCATACCCATGACTCGACCACGGACTTCTGGGCTGGGTTGGGTGAAAATTAGCGTGCTCTGACCAATGGAAAATCCTGCGTGACCGAGACCTGCGACAAATAAAAGAATAAGTGAAAGTTCGTACCAAGATGACCAGGAGAAAAACAAAAGCAGCACCAGGAAACCCACCGAGCCAAACAGGAATACCTGGGTAAAACGCTGGGTTCTGACCAAGGCTATGAGGAAGCATCCAACGAGGCTGCCGGCCCCTTCGGAGGCTGCGAGAAGGCCAATAAGGAAGGGCGTTAGATGTAACTCTGCCTTGCCGATGACAGGGATCATGGAACTGAAGGGAAGTGCCAATAGGTTGATCACAACGGTAATAGCCAACAGCGCCATGATCACCCGATTGGTTCGAATGTAGCT is a window of Rhodospirillaceae bacterium DNA encoding:
- a CDS encoding OmpA family protein — encoded protein: MKTLRSVFTVLILFLVAACAGPKDVIVLLADENGKVGEVTVQSTDGSKVVLNKALASAEVGAGDLTKGQMVQDRVDVVFKDVLSALPQNPVSFILYFRTGGTVLTEASKPVLKKLFDAVANRQAAEIQVTGHTDRVGSAGNNDKLALKRAQAVAQMLIDRGIKTKRVRAVGRGERAPLVPTKDGKREPKNRRVEVIVR
- a CDS encoding DMT family transporter — its product is MKLPSISVGSSVIGEPSTLKGVGYMLVATFFAGCMIVLIRHISFDMHPIEIAFFRAFFGFVVFLPLFMRQGFAPLRTKRLGLHMFRGVMTTLTMIGTFTALSLIPAAKVVAIKFSGPLFAALIAMLVMGEVLRMRRFVAMLIGFAGTLVIMGTNFTEFDLGSTMALASSVFWAMMFVSVKVLSRTESSVTITIYMSLITFPILGLIAIPYWQMPTFEQLGLMLLLGALGSLVHICAAQALKNADVSVISPMDFCKLIWVSILGFLAFGEIPTTETWIGAMMIFGSVSYIAYRERKVKPKGVKDDPTAPTRLTE